Proteins encoded within one genomic window of Amycolatopsis nigrescens CSC17Ta-90:
- a CDS encoding DinB family protein, with translation MRRFDDEDLTGAEFRECDLSRARLVGVVMQDVEIDGLVTNLVVNGVEVMSYVESELDRRHPVRLLIRSDEPADLRQAWRQLREDWAATTERVRSMPENSEHHGVDGEWSMVETLRHLVFVHDSWFRRCVLGLTEPFTAMGLGPPFVMDQENELDPSAQPSLDEVLTVRNRQASRIETWLAEVTPDQLAQTAPVPDDDRWPPYAKGRAVRQCLGTVLNEEWAHHGFCKRDLDKMSRQESASGS, from the coding sequence ATGCGACGCTTCGACGACGAGGACCTCACCGGCGCGGAGTTCCGCGAGTGCGACCTGAGCAGAGCCCGACTGGTCGGCGTGGTCATGCAGGACGTTGAGATCGACGGCCTGGTCACCAATCTCGTGGTCAACGGGGTCGAGGTCATGTCGTACGTCGAGTCGGAGCTCGACCGCCGCCACCCGGTGCGGTTGCTGATCCGCTCCGATGAACCGGCCGACCTGCGACAGGCCTGGCGGCAACTGCGGGAAGACTGGGCGGCGACCACCGAGCGCGTCCGGTCCATGCCCGAGAACAGCGAGCATCACGGCGTCGACGGCGAGTGGTCGATGGTCGAAACCCTCCGTCACCTTGTCTTCGTGCACGACTCCTGGTTCCGGCGCTGCGTGCTCGGGCTCACCGAGCCGTTCACGGCCATGGGACTGGGTCCACCGTTCGTCATGGACCAGGAGAACGAGCTCGACCCGTCCGCCCAACCGAGCCTCGACGAGGTGCTCACCGTGCGCAACCGGCAGGCTTCGAGGATCGAGACGTGGCTGGCCGAGGTCACGCCTGATCAGCTCGCGCAGACCGCGCCGGTGCCCGACGACGACAGATGGCCCCCGTACGCCAAGGGGCGGGCAGTGCGGCAATGCCTCGGTACCGTGCTCAACGAGGAATGGGCTCACCACGGGTTCTGCAAACGCGACCTGGACAAAATGTCGCGTCAGGAGTCCGCATCGGGCTCATGA